One part of the Streptomyces nigra genome encodes these proteins:
- a CDS encoding HAD family hydrolase, with product MTAPEGSLAPVLRDVDAVVFDTDGVITESATVHAAAWKEAFDAYLRAHPPADPAARRPFDVRDDYLRHVDGRPRLDGAAAFLAARGVDATPETVQEVAAVKERLFTDRLRERGVDAYPGTVRLVRELRAAGVPRAAASASRHAGELLSRAGVLDLFDALVDGGEAARLGLAGKPEPDLFLEAAARLGVPAGRAAVVEDALAGVEAGRRGGFALVVGVDRAAGEGTAARLLRHGADIVVRDLGELCAGGEPK from the coding sequence ATGACCGCCCCCGAGGGGTCTCTCGCCCCCGTCCTGCGGGACGTCGACGCCGTCGTCTTCGACACCGACGGGGTGATCACCGAGTCCGCCACCGTGCACGCCGCCGCATGGAAGGAGGCCTTCGACGCCTACCTGCGCGCACACCCGCCCGCCGACCCCGCCGCACGCCGCCCGTTCGACGTACGGGACGACTATCTGCGGCACGTGGACGGCAGGCCCCGGCTCGACGGGGCGGCCGCCTTCCTCGCCGCACGCGGCGTCGACGCCACCCCCGAGACCGTCCAGGAGGTCGCGGCGGTCAAGGAACGCCTGTTCACCGACCGGCTCCGCGAACGGGGCGTCGACGCCTACCCGGGGACCGTACGGCTGGTGCGGGAGCTGCGGGCGGCGGGCGTGCCCCGGGCCGCCGCCTCCGCGTCCCGGCACGCCGGGGAACTGCTGAGCCGCGCCGGTGTGCTCGACCTGTTCGACGCCCTCGTGGACGGCGGCGAGGCGGCCCGGCTGGGCCTCGCCGGCAAGCCGGAGCCCGACCTGTTCCTGGAGGCGGCCGCCCGGCTCGGCGTGCCCGCCGGACGGGCCGCCGTCGTCGAGGACGCCCTGGCCGGGGTGGAGGCGGGGCGGCGCGGCGGCTTCGCCCTCGTCGTGGGCGTGGACCGGGCGGCCGGCGAGGGCACCGCCGCGCGCCTGCTGCGGCACGGCGCCGACATCGTCGTACGCGACCTCGGGGAACTCTGTGCGGGAGGAGAGCCGAAGTGA
- a CDS encoding SDR family oxidoreductase, with protein MKVEGSVAFVTGANRGLGEQFVRALFDAGAAKVYAGARDPAKVTVPEAEPVAVDITDHASVLAAADLAEDVTLLINNAGSTTRAHILTSELDSFRTEFETHVLGTLAMSRAFAPILGRNGGGALVNVLSVLSWVSIVPSAGYAAAKSAEWSVTNALRLALAGQGTQVTALHVSYLATEMAAAVPGPKADPAVVARTTLEGVEAGLLEVAADDVSRRVQRALSQGAGALYPELGGGPSLL; from the coding sequence ATGAAGGTGGAAGGCTCCGTCGCGTTCGTCACCGGCGCCAACCGCGGGCTCGGGGAGCAGTTCGTCCGGGCCCTGTTCGACGCCGGGGCCGCCAAGGTCTACGCCGGAGCGCGTGATCCCGCGAAGGTCACCGTGCCGGAGGCCGAACCGGTCGCCGTGGACATCACCGACCACGCGTCCGTCCTCGCCGCGGCCGATCTCGCCGAGGACGTCACTCTTCTGATCAACAACGCCGGCTCCACGACCCGGGCGCACATCCTCACCTCCGAACTGGACTCCTTCCGCACGGAGTTCGAGACCCATGTGCTCGGCACCCTCGCCATGAGCCGGGCCTTCGCCCCGATCCTCGGCCGCAACGGCGGGGGCGCCCTCGTCAACGTGCTGTCCGTCCTGTCCTGGGTGTCGATCGTCCCCAGCGCCGGGTACGCCGCGGCCAAGTCCGCCGAGTGGTCGGTGACCAACGCGTTGCGGCTCGCCCTCGCGGGCCAGGGGACGCAGGTCACCGCCCTGCACGTCAGCTACCTCGCCACGGAGATGGCGGCGGCCGTCCCGGGACCGAAGGCCGACCCCGCGGTGGTGGCCCGGACCACCCTGGAGGGGGTCGAGGCGGGGCTGCTCGAGGTGGCCGCCGACGACGTCAGCCGACGGGTCCAGAGGGCGCTGTCCCAGGGCGCCGGGGCGCTCTACCCCGAGCTGGGCGGCGGCCCGTCCCTGCTCTGA
- a CDS encoding SDR family NAD(P)-dependent oxidoreductase encodes MGTLDGKVALITGTAGGMGRVAALVFAREGARIVGTDIQAEADAETVDLVRRAGGEMTSVAPIDLTDPDAVRRLADEAAAAYGGLDVVYNNAAMQRFGPMPDFSMEDWHATVAGELDIPFLVSKYTWPHLVRRGGGVIINIASEAGLIAGATPPMVAHTAANAGVIGMTRQLALEGAPHGIRAVAISPGPVLTPASDRDLGDNQAARDAITSKTLLKRFARPEEIVELAAFLASDRAGYITGANYPVDGGASAW; translated from the coding sequence ATGGGAACACTCGATGGCAAGGTGGCGCTCATCACCGGCACCGCCGGCGGCATGGGCCGCGTCGCGGCGCTCGTCTTCGCCCGCGAGGGCGCCCGGATCGTCGGTACCGACATCCAGGCCGAGGCCGACGCGGAGACCGTCGACCTCGTCCGCCGCGCGGGCGGCGAGATGACGAGCGTCGCCCCGATCGACCTCACCGACCCCGACGCGGTACGACGGCTGGCCGACGAGGCCGCCGCGGCGTACGGCGGCCTCGACGTGGTCTACAACAACGCGGCGATGCAGCGCTTCGGCCCGATGCCGGACTTCTCGATGGAGGACTGGCACGCCACCGTCGCCGGCGAACTCGACATCCCCTTCCTCGTGTCGAAGTACACCTGGCCGCACCTGGTCCGACGCGGCGGCGGGGTCATCATCAACATCGCCTCCGAGGCCGGGCTGATCGCCGGTGCCACCCCTCCGATGGTCGCCCACACGGCCGCCAACGCCGGCGTCATCGGCATGACGCGGCAACTCGCGCTGGAGGGCGCCCCGCACGGCATCCGCGCGGTGGCGATCAGCCCAGGACCGGTGCTGACCCCGGCCAGCGACCGTGACCTCGGCGACAACCAGGCGGCCAGGGACGCGATCACCAGCAAGACGCTCCTCAAGCGCTTCGCCCGCCCCGAGGAGATCGTCGAACTCGCCGCGTTCCTCGCCTCGGACCGGGCGGGCTACATCACCGGCGCAAACTACCCCGTCGACGGCGGCGCGAGCGCCTGGTGA